In Aspergillus flavus chromosome 3, complete sequence, one genomic interval encodes:
- a CDS encoding putative phenylalanyl-tRNA synthetase alpha subunit: MRLLATGRALRATSSRWAIGRNVRIPFTHVSHISDPLRRTWSSTTALRTQESTNSDQTPDPRISIKKPSLTIEDKSYPTDQWTNTPDTILSHVGRRLYLDENHPLAITRKLIESQFPGPVYGNYHEKSPVVMTAQNFDVLGFPLDHPGRSRTDTYYVNEKTVLRTHTSAHQQAYFQQINRNEKSRPEEVGYTVVADVYRRDAIDRSHYPVFHQMEGAMLWKRPDIEPLKAAKETAARITDDLNRIPTHDVAVEDPNPTIHAERNPLQAEHHSAEEVEAIAAHLKRSLERMVIKIFTEASKAAAAANGNDSTEQEPLKVRWVEAYFPFTSPSWELEVFWQGDWLEILGCGVIKQELLINSDVPNRIGWAFGLGLERIAMLLFNIPDIRLFWSRDERFLSQFKAGHISRFEPFSKHPACYKDVAFWLPSAAAAGGAVPVHENDIMEIVRGVGGDLVEDVRLIDEFTHPKTGKKSMCYRINYRSLERTLTNEETNDLHNQVREKLVGLLGVQLR, from the coding sequence ATGCGCCTCTTGGCCACAGGCAGGGCGCTGCGCGCCACCAGCAGCAGATGGGCAATTGGTAGGAACGTGCGCATTCCGTTCACGCATGTCTCGCATATCTCGGACCCTCTCCGCAGAACCTGGAGCTCAACAACAGCTCTCAGAACCCAAGAATCTACGAACTCGGATCAGACGCCGGATCCTCGGATCTCCATAAAGAAGCCATCTTTAACAATTGAAGATAAATCTTACCCCACAGACCAATGGACCAACACTCCCGATACCATCCTCTCCCACGTCGGAAGACGACTCTACCTCGACGAGAACCACCCTCTCGCTATCACCCGGAAGCTCATTGAAAGTCAGTTCCCGGGTCCCGTCTACGGAAACTACCACGAGAAGAGTCCCGTTGTTATGACTGCGCAGAACTTCGATGTCCTCGGCTTTCCGCTGGACCATCCTGGTCGTAGCCGCACGGATACCTACTATGTCAATGAGAAGACCGTGTTGAGAACACATACTAGCGCGCACCAGCAAGCATACTTTCAACAAATCAATCGGAACGAGAAATCGCGTCCCGAAGAGGTTGGATACACCGTTGTCGCGGACGTCTATCGCCGAGATGCTATCGACCGCAGCCACTACCCCGTTTTCCATCAAATGGAGGGCGCCATGTTGTGGAAGCGGCCCGACATTGAGCCATTAAAGGCTGCGAAGGAAACCGCCGCCAGGATCACGGACGATCTCAACCGCATCCCGACTCACGACGTCGCCGTCGAAGACCCCAACCCCACCATTCACGCAGAACGCAACCCACTCCAGGCAGAGCACCACAGCGCGGAGGAAGTCGAAGCCATCGCGGCGCACCTCAAACGCTCCCTCGAGCGAATGGTGATCAAGATCTTCACCGAAGCCAGCaaagccgccgccgccgccaacGGCAACGACTCTACCGAACAGGAACCGCTGAAGGTTCGCTGGGTAGAGGCCTACTTCCCCTTCACCAGTCCGTCCTGGGAACTCGAAGTCTTCTGGCAAGGCGACTGGCTCGAGATCCTAGGCTGCGGTGTCATCAAGCAAGAGCTGCTGATCAACTCCGACGTGCCCAATCGCATCGGATGGGCCTTCGGTCTCGGCCTCGAGCGCATCGCCATGctcctcttcaacatcccgGACATCCGACTCTTCTGGTCCCGCGATGAGCGCTTCCTCTCCCAGTTCAAGGCCGGCCATATCTCCCGCTTCGAGCCCTTCTCCAAACACCCCGCCTGCTACAAGGATGTCGCATTCTGGCTTCCTTCTGCGGCCGCTGCCGGCGGCGCCGTGCCAGTCCATGAGAACGATATCATGGAGATCGTCCGCGGTGTCGGAGGCGATCTGGTCGAAGACGTCCGACTTATTGATGAATTCACGCACCCGAAGACAGGCAAAAAGAGCATGTGCTACCGGATCAATTACCGCAGTCTGGAGCGCACCTTGACGAACGAAGAGACTAATGATCTCCATAATCAGGTGAGGGAGAAGCTTGTTGGCTTGCTGGGCGTTCAATTGAGGTAA